A section of the Gallus gallus isolate bGalGal1 chromosome 4, bGalGal1.mat.broiler.GRCg7b, whole genome shotgun sequence genome encodes:
- the MFAP3L gene encoding microfibrillar-associated protein 3-like isoform X1: MNILNRHHFLCFLPTIRLVILLAALTTAEDVTNSTFNRTGTNTGSVPVVISHIDHIIVKEGCSALIDCNVQGSPSPHYRWYNSNGRLLQEEENKAGKWWFLENGLLNITSVSFEDRGKYTCVASNMYGSVNNTVTLRVVFTSGDMGIYYMIVCLVAFTIVMILNITRLCMMSSHLKKTEKAINEFFRTEGAEKLQKAFEIAKRIPIITSAKTLELAKVTQFKTMEFARYIEELARSVPLPPLIMNCRTIMEEIMEVVGLEEQGQNFVRQTAEGQETTETDELYTIPNALKRSDSPTADSDASSLHEPPQQIAIKVSVHPLSKKDCMDGQSQESVQLDTKEEDLPQTPALPTEPSPEPSTELSSDDTALANDTCVIYESHV, translated from the exons atgaacatACTGAACCGCCACCACTTTTTGTGCTTTCTGCCTACCATACGCCTTGTCATCTTACTAGCAGCTCTGACAACTGCTGAGGATGTGACTAATAGCACTTTCAACCGCACTGGCACAAACACGGGATCTGTGCCCGTGGTCATCTCCCACATCGACCATATCATAGTCAAGGAGGGGTGTAGTGCCTTGATTGACTGTAATGTCCAAGGTAGTCCTAGCCCACATTACAGATGGTACAATTCCAACGGCCGCCTGCTCCAAGAGGAAGAGAATAAAG CAGGAAAATGGTGGTTTCTTGAAAATGGGCTACTAAACATTACCAGCGTGTCTTTTGAAGACAGAGGTAAATACACGTGTGTCGCATCTAATATGTATGGCAGTGTTAACAATACTGTGACTCTGAGGGTGGTCTTTACTTCCGGAGATATGGGAATCTATTACATGATTGTCTGCCTTGTAGCTTTCACCATTGTTATGATATTGAACATTACACGGTTATGTATGATGAGCAGTCACCTGAAGAAAACGGAGAAAGCAATCAATGAATTCTTCAGAacagaaggagcagagaaacTCCAGAAAGCCTTTGAGATTGCAAAACGTATCCCAATTATCACTTCAGCCAAAACGCTCGAGCTTGCCAAAGTAACGCAGTTCAAGACCATGGAATTTGCTCGCTATATCGAAGAGCTTGCTCGGAGTGTGCCTTTGCCACCTCTCATCATGAACTGCAGGACTATAATGGAAGAAATTATGGAGGTTGTTGGTCTGGAGGAGCAAGGACAGAATTTTGTACGGCAGACAGCAGAAGGCCAGGAAACCACTGAAACAGATGAGCTCTATACGATCCCCAATGCTTTGAAGCGCAGTGActctcccacagctgactctgATGCATCATCACTGCATGAGCCACCTCAACAGATTGCAATAAAAGTGTCAGTTCACCCACTGTCCAAAAAGGACTGCATGGATGGTCAGTCACAAGAAAGCGTGCAGTTGGACACCAAGGAAGAAGACCTTCCTCAAACACCAGCACTTCCAACAGAGCCCTCTCCTGAGCCTTCTACTGAACTCAGTTCTGATGACACAGCACTGGCAAATGACACATGTGTTATATATGAAAGCCATGTATGA
- the MFAP3L gene encoding microfibrillar-associated protein 3-like isoform X3 — translation MNILNRHHFLCFLPTIRLVILLAALTTAEDVTNSTFNRTGTNTGSVPVVISHIDHIIVKEGCSALIDCNVQGSPSPHYRWYNSNGRLLQEEENKAGKWWFLENGLLNITSVSFEDRAFTIVMILNITRLCMMSSHLKKTEKAINEFFRTEGAEKLQKAFEIAKRIPIITSAKTLELAKVTQFKTMEFARYIEELARSVPLPPLIMNCRTIMEEIMEVVGLEEQGQNFVRQTAEGQETTETDELYTIPNALKRSDSPTADSDASSLHEPPQQIAIKVSVHPLSKKDCMDGQSQESVQLDTKEEDLPQTPALPTEPSPEPSTELSSDDTALANDTCVIYESHV, via the exons atgaacatACTGAACCGCCACCACTTTTTGTGCTTTCTGCCTACCATACGCCTTGTCATCTTACTAGCAGCTCTGACAACTGCTGAGGATGTGACTAATAGCACTTTCAACCGCACTGGCACAAACACGGGATCTGTGCCCGTGGTCATCTCCCACATCGACCATATCATAGTCAAGGAGGGGTGTAGTGCCTTGATTGACTGTAATGTCCAAGGTAGTCCTAGCCCACATTACAGATGGTACAATTCCAACGGCCGCCTGCTCCAAGAGGAAGAGAATAAAG CAGGAAAATGGTGGTTTCTTGAAAATGGGCTACTAAACATTACCAGCGTGTCTTTTGAAGACAGAG CTTTCACCATTGTTATGATATTGAACATTACACGGTTATGTATGATGAGCAGTCACCTGAAGAAAACGGAGAAAGCAATCAATGAATTCTTCAGAacagaaggagcagagaaacTCCAGAAAGCCTTTGAGATTGCAAAACGTATCCCAATTATCACTTCAGCCAAAACGCTCGAGCTTGCCAAAGTAACGCAGTTCAAGACCATGGAATTTGCTCGCTATATCGAAGAGCTTGCTCGGAGTGTGCCTTTGCCACCTCTCATCATGAACTGCAGGACTATAATGGAAGAAATTATGGAGGTTGTTGGTCTGGAGGAGCAAGGACAGAATTTTGTACGGCAGACAGCAGAAGGCCAGGAAACCACTGAAACAGATGAGCTCTATACGATCCCCAATGCTTTGAAGCGCAGTGActctcccacagctgactctgATGCATCATCACTGCATGAGCCACCTCAACAGATTGCAATAAAAGTGTCAGTTCACCCACTGTCCAAAAAGGACTGCATGGATGGTCAGTCACAAGAAAGCGTGCAGTTGGACACCAAGGAAGAAGACCTTCCTCAAACACCAGCACTTCCAACAGAGCCCTCTCCTGAGCCTTCTACTGAACTCAGTTCTGATGACACAGCACTGGCAAATGACACATGTGTTATATATGAAAGCCATGTATGA
- the MFAP3L gene encoding microfibrillar-associated protein 3-like isoform X2: MNILNRHHFLCFLPTIRLVILLAALTTAEDVTNSTFNRTGTNTGSVPVVISHIDHIIVKEGCSALIDCNVQGSPSPHYRWYNSNGRLLQEEENKGKWWFLENGLLNITSVSFEDRGKYTCVASNMYGSVNNTVTLRVVFTSGDMGIYYMIVCLVAFTIVMILNITRLCMMSSHLKKTEKAINEFFRTEGAEKLQKAFEIAKRIPIITSAKTLELAKVTQFKTMEFARYIEELARSVPLPPLIMNCRTIMEEIMEVVGLEEQGQNFVRQTAEGQETTETDELYTIPNALKRSDSPTADSDASSLHEPPQQIAIKVSVHPLSKKDCMDGQSQESVQLDTKEEDLPQTPALPTEPSPEPSTELSSDDTALANDTCVIYESHV, from the exons atgaacatACTGAACCGCCACCACTTTTTGTGCTTTCTGCCTACCATACGCCTTGTCATCTTACTAGCAGCTCTGACAACTGCTGAGGATGTGACTAATAGCACTTTCAACCGCACTGGCACAAACACGGGATCTGTGCCCGTGGTCATCTCCCACATCGACCATATCATAGTCAAGGAGGGGTGTAGTGCCTTGATTGACTGTAATGTCCAAGGTAGTCCTAGCCCACATTACAGATGGTACAATTCCAACGGCCGCCTGCTCCAAGAGGAAGAGAATAAAG GAAAATGGTGGTTTCTTGAAAATGGGCTACTAAACATTACCAGCGTGTCTTTTGAAGACAGAGGTAAATACACGTGTGTCGCATCTAATATGTATGGCAGTGTTAACAATACTGTGACTCTGAGGGTGGTCTTTACTTCCGGAGATATGGGAATCTATTACATGATTGTCTGCCTTGTAGCTTTCACCATTGTTATGATATTGAACATTACACGGTTATGTATGATGAGCAGTCACCTGAAGAAAACGGAGAAAGCAATCAATGAATTCTTCAGAacagaaggagcagagaaacTCCAGAAAGCCTTTGAGATTGCAAAACGTATCCCAATTATCACTTCAGCCAAAACGCTCGAGCTTGCCAAAGTAACGCAGTTCAAGACCATGGAATTTGCTCGCTATATCGAAGAGCTTGCTCGGAGTGTGCCTTTGCCACCTCTCATCATGAACTGCAGGACTATAATGGAAGAAATTATGGAGGTTGTTGGTCTGGAGGAGCAAGGACAGAATTTTGTACGGCAGACAGCAGAAGGCCAGGAAACCACTGAAACAGATGAGCTCTATACGATCCCCAATGCTTTGAAGCGCAGTGActctcccacagctgactctgATGCATCATCACTGCATGAGCCACCTCAACAGATTGCAATAAAAGTGTCAGTTCACCCACTGTCCAAAAAGGACTGCATGGATGGTCAGTCACAAGAAAGCGTGCAGTTGGACACCAAGGAAGAAGACCTTCCTCAAACACCAGCACTTCCAACAGAGCCCTCTCCTGAGCCTTCTACTGAACTCAGTTCTGATGACACAGCACTGGCAAATGACACATGTGTTATATATGAAAGCCATGTATGA
- the MFAP3L gene encoding microfibrillar-associated protein 3-like isoform X4 — translation MNILNRHHFLCFLPTIRLVILLAALTTAEDVTNSTFNRTGTNTGSVPVVISHIDHIIVKEGCSALIDCNVQGSPSPHYRWYNSNGRLLQEEENKGKWWFLENGLLNITSVSFEDRAFTIVMILNITRLCMMSSHLKKTEKAINEFFRTEGAEKLQKAFEIAKRIPIITSAKTLELAKVTQFKTMEFARYIEELARSVPLPPLIMNCRTIMEEIMEVVGLEEQGQNFVRQTAEGQETTETDELYTIPNALKRSDSPTADSDASSLHEPPQQIAIKVSVHPLSKKDCMDGQSQESVQLDTKEEDLPQTPALPTEPSPEPSTELSSDDTALANDTCVIYESHV, via the exons atgaacatACTGAACCGCCACCACTTTTTGTGCTTTCTGCCTACCATACGCCTTGTCATCTTACTAGCAGCTCTGACAACTGCTGAGGATGTGACTAATAGCACTTTCAACCGCACTGGCACAAACACGGGATCTGTGCCCGTGGTCATCTCCCACATCGACCATATCATAGTCAAGGAGGGGTGTAGTGCCTTGATTGACTGTAATGTCCAAGGTAGTCCTAGCCCACATTACAGATGGTACAATTCCAACGGCCGCCTGCTCCAAGAGGAAGAGAATAAAG GAAAATGGTGGTTTCTTGAAAATGGGCTACTAAACATTACCAGCGTGTCTTTTGAAGACAGAG CTTTCACCATTGTTATGATATTGAACATTACACGGTTATGTATGATGAGCAGTCACCTGAAGAAAACGGAGAAAGCAATCAATGAATTCTTCAGAacagaaggagcagagaaacTCCAGAAAGCCTTTGAGATTGCAAAACGTATCCCAATTATCACTTCAGCCAAAACGCTCGAGCTTGCCAAAGTAACGCAGTTCAAGACCATGGAATTTGCTCGCTATATCGAAGAGCTTGCTCGGAGTGTGCCTTTGCCACCTCTCATCATGAACTGCAGGACTATAATGGAAGAAATTATGGAGGTTGTTGGTCTGGAGGAGCAAGGACAGAATTTTGTACGGCAGACAGCAGAAGGCCAGGAAACCACTGAAACAGATGAGCTCTATACGATCCCCAATGCTTTGAAGCGCAGTGActctcccacagctgactctgATGCATCATCACTGCATGAGCCACCTCAACAGATTGCAATAAAAGTGTCAGTTCACCCACTGTCCAAAAAGGACTGCATGGATGGTCAGTCACAAGAAAGCGTGCAGTTGGACACCAAGGAAGAAGACCTTCCTCAAACACCAGCACTTCCAACAGAGCCCTCTCCTGAGCCTTCTACTGAACTCAGTTCTGATGACACAGCACTGGCAAATGACACATGTGTTATATATGAAAGCCATGTATGA